In a genomic window of Chryseobacterium sp. G0162:
- a CDS encoding cysteine hydrolase family protein, producing the protein MKNISKSVLTLCLTLLSLILTNAQQKRKMENTALLIIDVQNDYFPGGKMILERAEQAGKNVQQVLGYFRENNLPVIHIRHIATNEGAVFFLPGTSGAEIHSLVSPSVDEKVIEKHFPNSFRDTDLLKSLQSKNIKNLVITGMMTDVCVESTTRAAFDFGFNNTIIGDATATRDRELNGQVVKASDVQQSFLAGISALGGLYANIINTEDFLKGK; encoded by the coding sequence ATGAAAAATATATCGAAAAGCGTACTGACTCTATGTCTGACTCTATTATCACTGATATTAACTAACGCACAACAAAAAAGAAAAATGGAAAACACCGCATTATTAATTATCGACGTACAGAACGATTATTTTCCCGGAGGAAAAATGATATTAGAAAGAGCTGAACAGGCAGGCAAAAATGTTCAGCAGGTTTTGGGATATTTCAGGGAGAATAATCTTCCTGTCATCCATATCCGCCATATTGCAACCAATGAGGGAGCTGTCTTCTTTTTGCCAGGGACATCAGGAGCGGAAATTCATTCACTGGTTTCACCTTCAGTTGATGAGAAAGTGATTGAAAAACATTTTCCTAACAGTTTCAGGGATACGGATCTATTGAAATCCCTTCAATCAAAAAATATTAAAAACCTTGTCATTACGGGAATGATGACGGATGTCTGTGTGGAATCTACGACAAGAGCTGCTTTTGATTTTGGTTTTAATAACACGATTATTGGTGATGCTACAGCAACAAGAGATAGGGAGCTGAACGGGCAGGTTGTAAAAGCATCGGATGTTCAACAGTCTTTCCTCGCAGGAATATCTGCACTGGGTGGTCTTTACGCGAATATCATCAATACAGAGGATTTCTTAAAAGGAAAATAG
- a CDS encoding serine hydrolase domain-containing protein, producing MKNIEKCSLLLLIAFSFFISAQKLNSDIGDKILKVENSLSPSVISGSDKVPSYNILDRMKQFHVKGVSIAVINNYKIEWIKGYGYADEEEGRKVDVNTLFQAASISKTINSLGFMKLVQLGSIDLDKDINTYLKSWKFPYDSISKRKIITSRNLLSHSAGLGGSGFMGYERNGPIPDIVQVLDGISPANSKPVRSIKAPGLEFDYSGGGTVVSQLILTDTSGKSYEEFMKKEVFEPLQMTHSTYSLKNDTLNIALGYYSDGKKVKGKYHLYPEYSAAGLWTTPEDLAKYMIECQLALKGKSEKVLTQKYMEERFTPVVNYKESKVALGVFHRYKNGVYYFNHNGGNEGFTCASYGSLDKGYGVVVMTNTNNQEFMLEICNSVARVYDWDRFFVPRFTK from the coding sequence ATGAAAAATATAGAAAAGTGCTCATTGTTGCTGCTTATCGCTTTTTCGTTTTTTATATCTGCTCAAAAACTGAATAGTGATATTGGGGATAAAATTCTTAAAGTTGAAAATTCTTTAAGCCCATCTGTTATTTCAGGAAGTGATAAAGTTCCGTCTTATAACATTCTTGACCGGATGAAACAGTTCCATGTAAAAGGAGTAAGTATTGCGGTCATCAATAATTATAAAATAGAATGGATCAAGGGGTATGGATATGCGGACGAAGAAGAAGGACGAAAAGTTGATGTCAATACATTATTTCAGGCTGCCTCAATAAGCAAAACCATCAATAGTTTAGGATTTATGAAGCTGGTACAGTTGGGCAGCATAGATCTCGATAAAGATATCAATACTTATCTCAAAAGCTGGAAATTCCCTTACGACAGCATTTCTAAACGTAAGATCATTACTTCGCGAAATTTATTAAGCCATTCAGCTGGATTGGGGGGTTCGGGATTCATGGGGTATGAAAGAAATGGGCCAATTCCTGATATTGTACAAGTTCTGGATGGTATTTCGCCTGCCAATTCTAAACCGGTCCGTTCCATAAAGGCTCCCGGATTGGAGTTTGATTATTCCGGTGGTGGAACAGTGGTTTCTCAATTGATTCTTACCGATACCTCAGGAAAAAGCTACGAAGAGTTTATGAAGAAAGAGGTTTTTGAACCTTTACAAATGACGCATAGCACATATTCTTTGAAAAATGATACTTTAAATATCGCTTTAGGGTATTATTCCGATGGAAAGAAAGTAAAAGGAAAATATCATTTGTATCCGGAATATTCGGCAGCGGGACTCTGGACAACTCCTGAAGATCTTGCCAAATATATGATTGAGTGTCAACTGGCTTTAAAAGGTAAGTCTGAAAAAGTTTTAACTCAAAAGTATATGGAGGAAAGGTTTACTCCGGTTGTGAATTACAAAGAAAGTAAAGTAGCATTAGGGGTATTTCACCGATACAAAAATGGAGTCTATTACTTTAATCATAATGGGGGTAATGAAGGTTTTACCTGTGCCTCTTATGGAAGTCTTGATAAGGGATATGGAGTAGTCGTGATGACCAATACCAATAATCAGGAGTTTATGCTTGAAATTTGCAACAGCGTGGCCAGGGTTTATGATTGGGATCGTTTTTTTGTACCTCGGTTTACAAAGTAG
- a CDS encoding FtsK/SpoIIIE family DNA translocase: protein MDKKTQKKPTESPEKGRILSKPRIFFGLTFILFSAVLALSFISYLMNWKSDQSQAGTMLDKSIKSSNIFGKAGDWFGNIFIFESIGIASFIIAFLFLVVGTLILKKKTFKPWKTIGHSLFFICWLPIFMGALTKGQGVLGGVYGYQIMDYLNAIIGSVGLWTVLAASILLYFILEFNLRPSSIKAKLNKINENTIGKVKSMMPDSDEDFEADEELKEETDEIEIEEHTTPNVTVSDITNSTSNNSINKGKEPEPVNIPKGFPEVSATNTIDTISTPNHTSFDNEPQEASQPVSLNLSAKPTVPVSSPEEAFDIRPSAPVTAPAPVVPVSPASTQENIKFNVEVAPVIDVLDDSDKKSQELVDKHGLYDHTLDLANFQMPPVELLKDYGNEEISINKEELEENKNKIVGLLKNFNVGIAEIKATIGPTVTLYEIVPEAGIRVAAIKKLQDDIALNLSALGIRIIAPMPGKGTIGIEVPRKNPTMVSMRSVIASHKFQNTDMDLPVVFGKTISNEIFMADLSKMPHLLMAGATGQGKSVGINAILTSLLYKKHPSELKFVMVDPKKVELSLYSKIERHYLAKLPDAEEAIITDTNKVINTLNSLCIEMDTRYDLLKNAFCKNLKEYNKKFAERKLNPENGHRFLPYIVLVVDEFADLIMTAGKEVELPIARLAQLARAVGIHLIVATQRPSVNVITGMIKANFPARAAFRVISSVDSRTILDSPGADQLIGKGDMLYFNGNEILRLQCAFVDTPEVERLAEYIGEQKGYSSAFLLPEYVSEDANSSAVGSFDPNEKDALFEEAARIIVSTQQGSTSMLQRQLKLGYNRAGRIMDQLEASGIVGGFNGAKAREVIISDLHSLEQFLEDLRN from the coding sequence ATGGATAAAAAGACACAAAAAAAACCGACTGAATCGCCTGAAAAAGGCAGGATTTTATCTAAGCCACGCATATTTTTCGGGCTTACTTTTATACTGTTCTCCGCTGTTCTCGCTTTATCATTCATTTCCTATTTAATGAACTGGAAATCTGATCAAAGCCAGGCAGGAACTATGCTGGACAAAAGTATAAAATCATCAAATATTTTCGGTAAGGCCGGAGATTGGTTTGGAAACATTTTCATATTTGAAAGTATTGGTATAGCCTCATTTATTATAGCCTTTTTATTTCTTGTTGTTGGAACATTGATCCTTAAAAAGAAAACTTTCAAGCCATGGAAAACAATTGGTCATTCCCTGTTTTTCATTTGCTGGCTTCCTATTTTTATGGGAGCACTTACCAAAGGACAAGGAGTTCTGGGAGGTGTTTACGGATACCAGATTATGGATTACTTAAATGCTATTATCGGATCTGTAGGATTATGGACTGTATTGGCTGCAAGTATCCTTTTGTATTTTATTCTTGAATTTAATCTTCGCCCAAGTTCTATTAAAGCAAAACTAAACAAGATCAACGAGAACACCATTGGAAAAGTAAAATCAATGATGCCTGACTCTGATGAAGATTTTGAAGCTGATGAAGAATTAAAAGAAGAAACGGACGAAATAGAAATCGAAGAACATACAACACCTAATGTTACGGTAAGTGATATTACCAATTCTACATCTAATAATTCAATCAATAAGGGTAAGGAACCGGAACCGGTAAATATTCCAAAGGGATTCCCGGAAGTTTCTGCCACAAATACTATTGATACAATATCTACTCCTAATCATACATCATTTGACAATGAGCCTCAGGAGGCTTCTCAACCTGTCAGTTTAAACCTTTCTGCAAAACCAACAGTTCCGGTTTCAAGCCCGGAGGAAGCTTTTGACATCAGGCCTTCTGCTCCTGTTACCGCTCCGGCACCTGTAGTTCCTGTATCACCAGCCTCTACACAGGAAAACATTAAATTTAATGTAGAAGTAGCACCAGTAATTGATGTTTTGGATGATTCCGATAAAAAATCCCAGGAACTGGTAGATAAGCATGGCTTATATGACCATACATTAGATCTGGCTAATTTCCAGATGCCACCTGTTGAGTTGTTAAAAGACTATGGTAACGAAGAAATTTCCATTAACAAAGAAGAATTAGAAGAAAATAAAAACAAAATCGTTGGACTTCTGAAGAACTTCAACGTAGGAATTGCCGAGATCAAAGCAACGATCGGTCCAACAGTTACGCTATACGAAATTGTTCCGGAAGCAGGAATTCGTGTTGCAGCGATTAAAAAGTTACAGGACGATATTGCATTGAACCTTTCCGCATTGGGAATCAGAATCATTGCTCCAATGCCAGGAAAAGGAACAATCGGTATTGAAGTACCGAGAAAAAACCCAACAATGGTTTCGATGCGTTCTGTCATTGCATCTCATAAATTCCAGAATACAGACATGGATCTTCCGGTGGTTTTCGGAAAAACGATTTCCAATGAGATTTTCATGGCTGACCTTTCCAAAATGCCTCACTTATTGATGGCGGGAGCAACAGGACAAGGTAAATCTGTCGGAATTAATGCTATTCTTACTTCCCTACTCTACAAGAAACACCCAAGCGAACTGAAATTCGTAATGGTTGACCCTAAGAAAGTAGAGCTTTCTCTATATTCAAAAATTGAAAGACATTATTTAGCGAAATTACCGGATGCGGAAGAAGCTATCATCACAGATACCAATAAAGTAATCAATACCCTGAACTCTCTGTGTATTGAAATGGATACAAGATATGACCTTCTTAAAAATGCGTTCTGTAAAAACCTGAAAGAATACAATAAAAAGTTCGCAGAAAGAAAATTAAACCCTGAAAACGGTCATCGTTTCCTTCCTTATATCGTATTGGTAGTAGACGAATTTGCAGACTTAATCATGACTGCCGGAAAAGAGGTAGAATTACCGATTGCCCGATTGGCACAGCTGGCAAGAGCCGTGGGAATTCACCTTATTGTTGCTACCCAAAGACCCTCTGTAAATGTAATTACAGGTATGATTAAAGCTAACTTCCCGGCAAGAGCTGCCTTTAGAGTAATCTCAAGTGTCGATTCAAGAACAATCCTCGACTCTCCCGGAGCAGACCAGTTGATTGGTAAAGGAGACATGCTGTACTTCAATGGTAATGAAATTTTAAGACTTCAGTGTGCCTTTGTAGATACTCCCGAAGTGGAAAGACTTGCAGAATATATTGGTGAACAAAAAGGATATTCATCTGCATTCCTTCTACCGGAATATGTTTCAGAAGATGCCAACAGTTCTGCTGTAGGTTCTTTTGATCCTAATGAAAAGGATGCTTTATTTGAAGAAGCGGCAAGAATCATTGTTTCTACACAACAGGGATCTACTTCAATGCTTCAAAGACAATTGAAACTAGGATACAACAGAGCCGGAAGAATCATGGATCAGCTGGAAGCAAGTGGTATTGTAGGTGGATTTAATGGAGCGAAAGCAAGAGAAGTTATTATTAGTGACCTTCATTCTTTGGAGCAATTCCTTGAAGATCTAAGAAACTAA
- the ccsA gene encoding cytochrome c biogenesis protein CcsA, producing MKKLQDIIISTRTMAVLLLVYAFAMAYATFLENDYGTPTAKALIYEAKWFELIMVLLIVNFIGNIGRYRLWKKDKWPVLVFHLAFVFIFIGGAITRYISFEGQMHIREGETSNEIVTDKNFLKIQIEEKGDVLNYQDIPYLMSPLHKDLNATYDFHGKEVKIFAKEYIQRKKDSLLAEPNGTEYLHLVSTGTTGRQNIYIKAGDTKSINGTLVTFNRAIDGAVEFKNEGGKLFIKTPVDASYMTMATQATGNTVKDEFQPLALRSLYSINELKLVVPEGLKKGKLMAIEGDRKKDAAVPDMLQIELQGPKTKQLVDLSVEKGNPNAYKQITMDGLNIMVGFGPKVYNTPFALKLDDFVMETYPGSSSPSAYESHVKIVDEGKETPYKIYMNHVLNYKGYRFFQSSFDPDRMGTVLSVNHDFWGTLVSYIGYGLLFLGMFVIFFWKGTHFWKLNKMLKDANKKKAAAVLLLFLSLGLNAQKIETHGTTDGSRDHVHVEGDGHTHAAPAPTAKTTEDTEIKQNSLASPMGKMRTISADEIISRNKISKEHAEKFGYLLVQNFEGRIIPMNTQALEVLRKLYKHDSFKGTDGKSLDANQWFLSINTDTESWTSVPLIKVDEKGGKALLEKTKANEEGYTSLLNLFPVDKRTGMLTYILEKDYNTAFAKKPGDQSEYDKQVIKLNERVQIFNEFFSGQFLRIVPVKNDANHTWHSWLDQKFEPDMESQQVMGPYFSEVIGAQRSGDWTKADSELAKLSDYQKKWGKAVIPDQSKVDLEVFMNNVNINFKLLIFYTIIGGLLLILGFVELFKPNKILKRAIKVIIAIGLIGYIFHFLGLVARWYISGHAPWSNGYEAIIFISWVGISAGLALYRNSNALIPASGFMVAVIMMGFAHGGSALDPQITPLVPVLKSYWLIVHVAIITSSYGFFALSMIIAVLSLVFYIISSKETYKIHHDTTLKELVIVSEMSLTVGLFALTVGNFLGGIWANESWGRYWSWDPKETWAFISIMVYAFVLHMRLVPGLRSRWAFHVAAMFAFCSMVMTYFGVNYYLSGLHSYAAGDPVPIPAWVYIGIASMITLAAVSYFKFKALTKK from the coding sequence ATGAAGAAGCTCCAGGATATTATTATCTCAACCAGGACAATGGCTGTATTGTTACTGGTTTATGCATTCGCAATGGCCTATGCAACGTTCTTAGAAAACGACTACGGAACTCCTACAGCAAAAGCATTAATTTATGAGGCAAAATGGTTTGAACTCATTATGGTGCTGCTTATTGTTAACTTCATAGGAAATATCGGAAGATACAGACTATGGAAAAAGGATAAATGGCCGGTTTTAGTTTTTCACCTTGCCTTTGTATTCATTTTTATTGGTGGTGCCATCACAAGATACATCAGTTTTGAGGGGCAAATGCACATCAGAGAAGGGGAAACATCCAACGAAATTGTAACGGATAAAAACTTCCTTAAAATCCAGATCGAGGAAAAAGGAGATGTCCTAAACTACCAGGATATTCCTTACCTGATGTCTCCACTTCACAAAGATCTTAATGCTACTTACGATTTCCACGGAAAAGAAGTAAAGATCTTTGCAAAAGAATATATTCAGAGAAAAAAAGACAGCTTACTAGCTGAGCCTAACGGAACTGAATACCTTCACTTAGTTTCCACAGGAACAACAGGAAGACAGAATATTTATATCAAAGCAGGAGATACAAAATCCATTAATGGAACTTTGGTAACTTTCAACAGAGCCATTGATGGAGCTGTTGAATTCAAAAATGAAGGGGGTAAATTATTCATCAAGACTCCAGTAGACGCAAGCTACATGACCATGGCAACACAGGCTACCGGAAATACTGTAAAAGATGAATTCCAGCCTTTAGCATTGAGAAGCTTATACAGCATCAATGAATTAAAGCTTGTAGTACCTGAAGGCCTTAAAAAAGGAAAACTGATGGCTATTGAAGGGGACAGAAAGAAAGATGCTGCCGTTCCGGATATGCTTCAGATTGAATTGCAAGGGCCAAAAACAAAACAATTGGTTGATCTTTCCGTTGAAAAAGGAAATCCAAATGCTTACAAGCAAATTACGATGGATGGGTTAAACATTATGGTTGGATTCGGGCCTAAAGTTTATAACACTCCTTTCGCATTGAAATTAGATGATTTCGTGATGGAAACCTATCCGGGAAGTAGCTCTCCGAGTGCTTACGAAAGTCACGTGAAAATTGTTGATGAAGGAAAAGAAACCCCTTATAAAATCTATATGAACCACGTTCTAAACTATAAAGGTTACCGTTTCTTCCAGTCAAGTTTTGATCCGGACAGAATGGGAACTGTATTATCTGTAAACCACGATTTTTGGGGAACTTTAGTTTCTTATATTGGGTATGGATTATTATTCTTAGGAATGTTTGTCATCTTCTTCTGGAAAGGAACACACTTCTGGAAATTAAATAAAATGCTGAAAGATGCTAACAAAAAGAAAGCCGCAGCAGTACTTTTACTATTCTTAAGCTTAGGGTTAAATGCTCAGAAAATTGAAACACATGGAACTACTGACGGAAGCAGAGACCATGTACATGTAGAAGGTGACGGGCATACACACGCAGCACCGGCTCCTACAGCTAAAACAACCGAGGATACTGAAATAAAACAGAACTCGTTAGCCTCTCCAATGGGGAAAATGAGAACCATTTCAGCTGATGAAATTATTTCGAGAAATAAAATAAGCAAAGAACACGCAGAGAAATTCGGCTACCTTTTGGTTCAGAACTTCGAAGGACGAATCATTCCAATGAATACGCAGGCTTTAGAAGTTTTAAGAAAACTTTACAAGCATGACAGCTTCAAAGGAACAGACGGAAAATCTCTGGATGCTAACCAATGGTTCCTTTCTATCAATACAGATACGGAAAGCTGGACATCAGTTCCTTTAATCAAAGTTGATGAAAAAGGAGGAAAAGCACTTCTTGAAAAAACAAAAGCCAATGAAGAGGGGTATACTTCTTTACTGAATTTATTCCCAGTAGATAAGAGAACAGGAATGTTAACTTATATTCTGGAAAAAGACTATAACACAGCTTTTGCCAAAAAACCGGGTGACCAGTCTGAATACGACAAGCAGGTAATTAAACTTAATGAAAGAGTTCAGATTTTCAATGAATTTTTCAGTGGCCAGTTCTTAAGAATTGTTCCTGTGAAAAATGATGCTAATCACACTTGGCATTCATGGCTGGATCAGAAATTTGAACCGGACATGGAGTCTCAGCAAGTAATGGGACCTTATTTTTCAGAAGTAATCGGAGCACAAAGATCCGGAGATTGGACTAAGGCAGATTCTGAATTGGCGAAGCTTTCAGACTATCAGAAAAAATGGGGAAAAGCCGTAATTCCGGATCAGTCTAAAGTAGATCTTGAAGTATTCATGAACAATGTGAATATCAACTTCAAATTATTGATTTTCTATACCATTATCGGAGGACTTCTTCTAATTCTTGGATTTGTAGAATTATTCAAACCGAATAAAATATTAAAAAGAGCCATTAAAGTAATTATTGCAATTGGTTTAATTGGATATATATTCCATTTCTTAGGTCTTGTAGCAAGATGGTATATTTCAGGACATGCACCTTGGAGTAACGGATATGAAGCGATTATCTTTATCTCATGGGTTGGTATTTCGGCAGGTTTAGCTCTGTATAGAAATTCAAATGCTTTGATTCCTGCATCAGGTTTCATGGTAGCCGTTATCATGATGGGATTTGCACACGGAGGATCTGCACTTGATCCACAGATTACACCACTTGTACCGGTATTAAAATCTTATTGGCTGATTGTTCACGTAGCAATCATTACATCAAGTTATGGTTTCTTCGCCCTGTCGATGATTATTGCTGTACTATCTTTAGTATTCTATATTATTTCAAGCAAAGAAACATACAAAATTCACCATGATACAACATTGAAGGAATTGGTAATTGTTTCTGAAATGTCTTTAACAGTAGGTCTTTTTGCTTTAACGGTAGGAAACTTCCTTGGAGGGATATGGGCCAACGAATCATGGGGGAGATACTGGAGCTGGGACCCGAAAGAAACATGGGCTTTCATCTCGATCATGGTGTATGCTTTCGTTTTACACATGAGATTAGTTCCGGGATTAAGAAGCAGATGGGCATTCCACGTAGCAGCAATGTTCGCTTTTTGTTCAATGGTAATGACCTATTTTGGGGTAAACTACTACCTGAGCGGACTGCACTCTTATGCTGCAGGTGATCCGGTACCAATACCAGCTTGGGTATACATCGGAATCGCATCAATGATTACTTTAGCAGCTGTATCTTATTTCAAGTTCAAAGCTTTAACGAAGAAATAA
- a CDS encoding Crp/Fnr family transcriptional regulator has product MFNLLYKNVSRYIALSEEEFSQFSAPFKLKSFKKKDAVLKEGDYCLFEGFVLNGCFKVYYLNEAGFEQTLYFAEEGWWITDIDSLINDVPSILNIEALMDSEILVISKKDKQYLYETMPQIEKLFRIMNQQSSVALQRRILSLTGKTADKRYLEFLQKYPGLEQKLTQQQIASYLGITHEFLSKIRKKVSLEK; this is encoded by the coding sequence ATGTTCAATTTGCTTTATAAAAATGTCAGCCGGTATATTGCTCTTTCTGAGGAAGAGTTCAGTCAGTTTTCTGCTCCTTTCAAGTTGAAAAGCTTTAAAAAGAAGGATGCTGTTCTGAAAGAGGGAGATTATTGTCTTTTTGAAGGTTTTGTTCTGAATGGCTGTTTCAAAGTTTATTATCTGAATGAAGCCGGATTTGAACAAACCTTGTATTTTGCTGAAGAAGGCTGGTGGATCACGGATATTGACAGCCTGATTAACGATGTTCCGAGTATTTTGAATATTGAGGCTCTTATGGATAGCGAAATATTGGTGATCTCAAAAAAAGATAAGCAGTATCTTTATGAAACAATGCCTCAGATTGAAAAGCTTTTCAGGATCATGAATCAGCAGTCGTCCGTGGCGTTACAGAGAAGGATTTTGTCTTTAACAGGAAAAACAGCAGATAAGCGCTATCTTGAATTCTTACAGAAATACCCTGGACTTGAACAGAAGCTTACCCAGCAACAGATCGCATCCTATCTTGGAATTACCCATGAATTTTTAAGCAAGATCAGAAAAAAGGTTTCCTTGGAGAAATAG
- a CDS encoding SPFH domain-containing protein gives MEKTLKPMSGYLTLVICLILFAAAVYFFISGVDQSITFVVIAMLCFLVSCFFLKGLMIIQPNHSRVLNFFGKYVGTVKDNGLFFINPLYSSQKMSLRSENLQGQTLKVNDKMGNPIEIAVVMVWKVGDTYKAAFDVERYSDFVKMQSEAAVRHLAMSFPYDNLEDDHAPITLREGGDKINSILEQELTDRLSKAGIVIQEARISHLAYASEIAGAMLQRQQATAIVAARTKIVEGAVGMVDLALKKLSEENIVELDDERKAAMVSNLMVVLCGEKAATPILNAGTLYN, from the coding sequence ATGGAAAAAACATTAAAACCCATGTCGGGTTACCTTACATTAGTGATTTGCCTCATCCTCTTTGCTGCCGCAGTTTATTTCTTTATCAGTGGAGTGGATCAAAGTATTACGTTTGTAGTCATTGCAATGCTTTGCTTTCTGGTTTCTTGCTTTTTCTTAAAAGGCTTAATGATTATTCAGCCTAACCATTCAAGAGTGTTGAATTTCTTTGGAAAATATGTAGGAACAGTTAAGGACAACGGATTGTTTTTTATTAATCCCTTGTATTCATCTCAGAAAATGTCATTACGTTCAGAAAACTTACAGGGTCAGACTTTGAAAGTAAATGATAAAATGGGGAATCCTATCGAAATTGCAGTCGTAATGGTTTGGAAAGTAGGGGATACTTATAAAGCTGCTTTTGATGTTGAACGTTATTCTGACTTTGTAAAAATGCAGAGTGAGGCAGCAGTACGTCATTTGGCAATGAGCTTTCCTTATGATAATTTAGAAGATGATCATGCGCCGATTACCTTAAGAGAAGGAGGTGATAAAATTAATTCTATTTTGGAGCAGGAACTTACGGACCGCCTTTCAAAAGCTGGAATTGTTATTCAGGAAGCCAGAATCTCTCACTTAGCGTATGCATCTGAAATAGCAGGGGCTATGCTTCAGAGACAGCAGGCTACGGCTATTGTAGCAGCAAGAACGAAAATCGTAGAAGGCGCTGTAGGAATGGTGGATCTTGCCCTTAAAAAGCTTTCAGAAGAGAATATCGTTGAGCTTGATGATGAAAGAAAAGCAGCAATGGTAAGCAACCTAATGGTGGTGCTTTGCGGTGAAAAAGCGGCAACCCCGATACTGAATGCAGGAACTCTGTATAATTAA